The Lucilia cuprina isolate Lc7/37 chromosome 5, ASM2204524v1, whole genome shotgun sequence genome includes a window with the following:
- the LOC111674875 gene encoding uncharacterized protein LOC111674875 isoform X2, whose product MEQESVFVVNLIANVEKKKCLYDKSDPFYFNRNIKEKSWNEIGEKCSKSGEDCKHKWKLLRERFCKELKKMENSSGSEMSKAEWKFMQPMLFLKDFLAPRRTYYNVKHEDIETGFEQATCSEDSLLEPLMSFPTPPKKSMHTPDSLCQKFGETLENIERSLAVSIEQKNETTDESFMKTVLCLMRDLPLDKKDEFQAGVMQELYRLRKNCRKVKKFPSLKSKCFRIFLTQFCW is encoded by the exons ATGGAACAAGAGTccgtttttgttgttaatttaattgcgaatgttgaaaaaaagaaatgccTCTACGACAAAAGTGatccattttatttcaataggaATATCAAGGAAAAGTCATGGAATGAAATAGGAGAAAAATGCAGCAAAAGTG GAGAAGACTGCAAACACAAATGGAAATTGCTCCGAGAACGTTTTTGTAAAGAGCTGAAAAAGATGGAAAATTCATCAGGTAGTGAAATGTCCAAAGCAGAATGGAAATTTATGCAGCCCatgttatttttaaaggattttctcGCACCGCGCCG caCTTATTATAACGTTAAGCATGAGGATATAGAGACGGGCTTTGAACAAGCTACTTGCAGTGAAGACAGCTTGCTGGAACCTCTAATGAGCTTTCCAACCCCACCAAAGAAATCTATGCACACTCCGGATAGCCTCTGCCAAAAATTTGGTGAGACTTTAGAGAATATTGAAAGAAGCTTAGCTGTTTCGATTGAGCAAAAGAATGAGACAACAGATGAATCCTTCATGAAAACAGTGCTATGTTTGATGAGGGACTTGCCACTAGATAAAAAGGACGAGTTTCAAGCGGGCGTAATGCAGGAGCTATATCGTTTACgcaaaaattgtagaaaagttaaaaa ATTTCCtagtttaaaaagtaaatgttttcGAATATTCCTTACACAATTTTGTTGGTGA
- the LOC111674866 gene encoding protein zer-1 homolog isoform X1, which translates to MSGKVRLKSNGILDEDPLTLQDIVYRYICKNLDVVRCEDIDDDHDIDDVDNDDEKRYHLRDGIVLPNDICDRLIDTYQKHFFRQFDDKFISLFRDTNRTSLNVVHLRNSHLTNYGLEILMRHKLYSLSMWYCDNVTVQSHELLAHYGESLRSLELGIGSHMLQNAEPNDKDPVDFQFNCPHLRRLVLNGVVLHHRLQFAHLEDLTHLDLTSCVLANFSLQTLDTLPKLHTLILFNVWPIVNQLPAICCLRRLRTLDISISSSGNGHGTYDLPDQSLEMLMDNLRDLTHLDISGTNLAGNGVATKESSHKLNTDIPGLATRTQRPLQFLGLYHTAHWACKRHDIPAIEIAGDANEQQILTAARYYYDRPVLLTRVLNDLYHLFRFENCKDIHTALDVVLTAMDRHLKFKHMQISGSATLFYIVKGRDRSKFGTPLRNHIIRTLLNGMEMHVNDDTMLRNGYLTLTQFQMPTDVLFEYERLITILLHGVSKTEQEGFVQRIAIYLLNTLACQVDGRQKLFLGELGVVSTMLSLIKDRLARSVFDDVMEVAWSTMWNVTDETAINCKRFLDGHGMEYFLRCLNVSNCAFRERDELLRNMMGLLGNVAEVKWLRPKLMTQKFIEVFAELLSSESDGIEVSYNAAGVLAHIASDGAEAWTIKEPSRDEVLISMVNAIRRWDIKSERNINYRSFEPILGLVRCYETPQCQHWAVWALANLTQVYPDKYCQLVEQENGIQILNELIDHPSPYEEIKGIARMVIDQCTKRPRPMLEG; encoded by the exons atgagCGGCAAAGTTCGTTTAAAGTCGAATGGAATTTTGGATGAAGATCCATTAACACTCCAGGATATTGTATATCGTTATATATGCAAAAACCTAGATGTTGTTAGATGTGAGGACATCGACGATGACCATGACATTGATGATGTCGATAATGACGATGAAAAACGTTATCATTTACGGGATGGCATCGTCTTACCAAATGACATTTGCGATCGTCTTATAGATACGTATCAAAAACACTTCTTTCGACAGTTTGATGATAAATTTATCAGTTTATTTAGAGATACAAACAGGACTTCATTAAATGTTGTACATTTGCGTAATAGTCATTTAACAAATTATG GACTCGAAATACTAATGCGCCACAAATTATATTCACTTTCGATGTGGTATTGTGACAACGTTACCGTACAATCTCACGAACTACTCGCTCATTATGGTGAAAGTTTACGTTCGCTGGAATTGGGTATTGGATCGCATATGCTACAGAACGCTGAGCCGAATGATAAAGATCCTGTTGACTTTCAATTTAATTGCCCACACCTACGCCGTCTTGTATTGAATGGTGTTGTTTTACATCATCGTTTGCAATTTGCACATCTGGAAGATTTAACACACTTGGATTTGACTTCATGTGTTTTAGCGAATTTCAGTCTTCAAACTCTGGATACCCTGCCTAAACTTCATACACTAATACTCTTTAACGTCTGGCCCATCGTAAATCAATTACCTGCCATTTGCTGTTTACGACGTCTTCGTACATTGGATATATCGATATCCAGTTCAGGCAATGGTCATGGCACCTACGATTTGCCAGATCAATCGCTTGAAATGTTAATGGATAATCTGCGAGATTTAACACATTTGGATATATCCGGTACTAATTTGGCTGGTAATGGTGTGGCAACGAAAGAGTCCAGTCATAAATTGAATACAGATATACCGGGCCTTGCGACACGGACACAAAGGCCGTTACAATTTTTAGGGTTATATCATACAGCGCATTGGGCTTGTAAACGTCATGATATACCAGCTATAGAG atTGCCGGCGATGCAAATgaacaacaaattttaactgCTGCGCGGTACTATTACGATAGACCAGTTCTATTAACAAGG gtTCTCAATGACTTATATCATCTCTTCCGGTTTGAAAATTGCAAAGATATACACACCGCTTTAGATGTTGTATTAACTGCAATGGAtagacatttaaaatttaaacatatgcaAATATCTGGCAG tgcgACATTGTTTTATATAGTTAAGGGACGAGATCGTTCTAAATTTGGTACACCGCTAAGAAATCACATAATACGGACTTTGCTCAATGGAATGGAGATGCATGTAAACGATGATACAATGCTACGAAATGGTTACCTTACTTTAACACAATTTCAAATGCCCACTGATGTG TTATTTGAGTATGAACGTCTGATTACCATTCTTTTACATGGAGTTTCGAAAACAGAACAAGAAGGTTTTGTGCAGAGAATagctatatatttattaaatacattggCCTGTCAGGTTGATGGTCGCCAAAAACTATTTTTGGGTGAACTTGGAGTTGTAAGT ACTATGTTAAGCTTAATTAAAGATCGTTTAGCACGTTCGGTATTCGATGATGTCATGGAAGTGGCATGGTCAACTATGTGGAATGTAACTGATGAGACTGCTATTAATTGTAAGAGATTTTTGGATGGCCATGGTATGGAGTATTTTTTGAGATGTTTAAATGTAAGTAATtgt GCATTTAGGGAACGTGATGAATTACTACGAAATATGATGGGCTTGTTGGGCAACGTGGCCGAAGTTAAATGGTTGAGACCAAAATTAATGactcaaaaatttattgaagtTTTTGCTGAACTATTATCATCCGAAAGTGATGGTATAGAG GTAAGTTATAATGCAGCTGGTGTGCTGGCACATATAGCTTCAGACGGTGCAGAAGCATGGACAATTAAAGAACCTTCACGTGATGAGGTTCTTATAAGTATGGTGAATGCCATAAGACGTTGGGATATTAAAAGTGAACGTAATATTAATTACCGCAGTTTTGAACCTATTCTAGGATTAGTACGGTGTTATGAAACACCACAGTGCCAACATTGGGCTGTTTGGGCTTTGGCAAATCTAACAcaa GTGTATCCAGATAAATATTGTCAACTTGTTGAACAAGAGAATGGAATACAAATACTAAATGAACTTATTGATCATCCGAGTCCATATGAGGAAATTAAAGGTATAGCGCGAATGGTCATCGACCAGTGTACTAAACGCCCTCGTCCCATGTTAGAGGGCTAA
- the LOC111674875 gene encoding uncharacterized protein LOC111674875 isoform X1 codes for MEQESVFVVNLIANVEKKKCLYDKSDPFYFNRNIKEKSWNEIGEKCSKSGEDCKHKWKLLRERFCKELKKMENSSGSEMSKAEWKFMQPMLFLKDFLAPRRTYYNVKHEDIETGFEQATCSEDSLLEPLMSFPTPPKKSMHTPDSLCQKFGETLENIERSLAVSIEQKNETTDESFMKTVLCLMRDLPLDKKDEFQAGVMQELYRLRKNCRKVKKKKSSILTQLIVAFTIMLDRNACVNIAIFYKNN; via the exons ATGGAACAAGAGTccgtttttgttgttaatttaattgcgaatgttgaaaaaaagaaatgccTCTACGACAAAAGTGatccattttatttcaataggaATATCAAGGAAAAGTCATGGAATGAAATAGGAGAAAAATGCAGCAAAAGTG GAGAAGACTGCAAACACAAATGGAAATTGCTCCGAGAACGTTTTTGTAAAGAGCTGAAAAAGATGGAAAATTCATCAGGTAGTGAAATGTCCAAAGCAGAATGGAAATTTATGCAGCCCatgttatttttaaaggattttctcGCACCGCGCCG caCTTATTATAACGTTAAGCATGAGGATATAGAGACGGGCTTTGAACAAGCTACTTGCAGTGAAGACAGCTTGCTGGAACCTCTAATGAGCTTTCCAACCCCACCAAAGAAATCTATGCACACTCCGGATAGCCTCTGCCAAAAATTTGGTGAGACTTTAGAGAATATTGAAAGAAGCTTAGCTGTTTCGATTGAGCAAAAGAATGAGACAACAGATGAATCCTTCATGAAAACAGTGCTATGTTTGATGAGGGACTTGCCACTAGATAAAAAGGACGAGTTTCAAGCGGGCGTAATGCAGGAGCTATATCGTTTACgcaaaaattgtagaaaagttaaaaa gaaGAAATCAAGTATTTTAACCCAGCTAATAGTAGCATTTACAATCATGCTGGATCGGAACGCTTGCGTAAATAttgctatattttataaaaacaattaa
- the LOC111674872 gene encoding uncharacterized protein LOC111674872: MEDTSKMRSCIELYKSMPELWDCKNENYKNKNIRNKRYNKLLVEYKKVKKDSTLDELKKKIANMRTCYRRELKKVLRSQRSGTDDIYVSNLWYFDLFDFLRDVEMPGRSSLSSDEEESGIINVKKMKMSKKSTTADTRIELLKKAVDHLESSAKITKVEDEANTYANGWAYMYKQMNPNQQLFAKRAIEEILILGRFNKLNFDTVQCITNQSANSLTTISRDTTPCSTRSMPVNFYEDSVHFPKNET; this comes from the exons ATGGAAGATACAAGCAAAATGCGTAGTTGTATAGAATTATACAAATCCATGCCAGAACTGTGGGActgcaaaaatgaaaattataaaaataaaaatattcgcaATAAGAGATATAATAAACTGTTagttgaatataaaaaagtgaaaaaagataGTACACTTGAtgaattaaagaagaaaatcgCTAATATGCGTACGTGCTATCGCCGTGAATTAAAGAAAGTCCTTAGAAGCCAAAGGTCTGGGACAGATGACATTTATGTATCCAATTTATGGTACTTTGACTTATTCGATTTTTTACGAGATGTGGAAATGCCAGGTCGATCAAGTTTAAGTTCAGATGAAGAAGAAAGTGGTATTATAAATGTG aaaaagatgAAGATGTCCAAGAAATCAACAACAGCCGACACAAGAATTGAATTACTTAAGAAAGCGGTCGATCATTTAGAGTCATctgcaaaaattacaaaagtcGAAGACGAAGCTAATACTTATGCGAATGGATGGGCTTACATGTATAAGCAAATGAATCCAAATCAACAACTATTTGCCAAACGAGCGATCgaggaaattttaatattgggacgtttcaacaaattaaattttgatacTGTACAATGTATTACCAATCAATCGGCTAATTCTCTTACTACAATTTCAAGAGATACTACACCATGTTCTACCCGTTCGATgcctgtaaatttttatgaagaCTCTGTCCATTTTCCAAAGAATGAAACATGA
- the LOC111674871 gene encoding peroxiredoxin-2 yields MFSNIPYTILLVSLAALGAQTLATADDADSCYSFAGGSVYPAEAPKGDHTLQTTKAVISKPAPPFEGTAVVNKEIVKLSLSQFAGKYVVLLFYPLDFTFVCPTEIIAFSDRIQEFREINTEVIACSVDSHFTHLAWINTPRKEGGLGNVKIPLLSDLTHKISKDYGVYLDDLGHTLRGLFIIDQRGVLRQITMNDLPVGRSVDETIRLVQAFQYTDTHGEVCPAGWKPGADTIVPNPKEKTKYFEKNN; encoded by the exons atgttttcGAATATTCCTTACACAATTTTGTTGGTGAGTTTGGCGGCTCTCGGCGCACAAACATTAGCCACAGCAGACGATGCCGACTCATGTTATTCATTTGCCGGGGGTTCTGTATATCCAGCTGAAGCGCCCAAGGGTGATCACACTCTGCAAACAACAAAAGCAGTCA tttccaAACCAGCTCCTCCATTTGAAGGTACTGCCGTAGTTaacaaagaaattgttaaacTTTCTTTATCACAGTTTGCTGGCAAATATGTGGTATTGCTCTTCTATCCATTAGATTT TACTTTTGTATGCCCAACTGAAATTATTGCTTTCTCCGATCGTATTCAAGAGTTCCGTGAAATTAATACAGAAGTTATTGCCTGCAGCGTCGATTCGCATTTCACTCATTTGGCCTGGATTAATACACCACGCAAAGAGGGTGGTTTGGGCAATGTTAAGATACCTCTTCTTTCCGATTTAACACATAAAATTAGCAAAGATTATGGCGTTTATTTGGATGACTTGGGTCATACATTGCGTGGTCTCTTCATTATTGATCAACGTGGCGTTTTACGTCAAATCACCATGAATGACTTGCCAGTTGGTCGATCTGTCGATGAAACTATAAGATTAGTGCAAGCATTCCAATATACCGATACACATGGAGAAGTATGTCCAGCTGGATGGAAACCTGGTGCTGATACT ATTGTGCCAAATCCCAAAGAAAAAACCAAATACtttgagaaaaataattaa
- the LOC111674868 gene encoding spliceosome-associated protein CWC27 homolog, with protein MSNIYIQEPPTSGKVLLQTTVGDIDIELWSRECPKACRNFIQLCMEGYYNNTIFHRVVKDFIVQGGDPNGDGTGGESIYGQPFKDEFHSRLRYTRRGLVGMANSDKDDNASQFFFTMAPTPELQNKNTLFGKVTGDTIFNMLKLEEGLVDHNERPMYPHKIIKAEILNNPFDDIVPRELNKEVKKEKKKKKEKGVKNFGLLSFGEEAEEDEVETNQFVQKNAGKAKSLHDVVDDPKLSKEPIKVKTERPDEEESEPEDYHVIIKEERLDEDESAERKQRIKDKLKSKLNKNSKSHVKPAEIKIESSDSEDDMLLTHEQEKKQQSEKKKEEIRQEIQSLKKQYQTDKKIKDEQLEKKMQKDTKRKVVEGEDNELIKSFIEEKQKYEKLKTKIPKKGPSREDFTLSLLSKFRSKLDAIKQKREEDNEECEEKIDELEVEKEIQGDDWLCHTLKFQDDAPILAKDASTKGDDWYDVYDPRNPLNKRKRKEPAGGSRSHGSKEIKRVR; from the exons atgagTAATATTTACATACAGGAACCACCAACATCAGGCAag gTTCTTCTCCAAACCACCGTGGGAGATATTGACATTGAATTATGGTCTCGTGAATGCCCCAAGGCCTGTAGAAATTTCATACAGTTGTGTATGGAAGGCTATTACAATAACACTATATTTCATCGAGTGGTAAAGGATTTCATAGTACAGGGTGGTGATCCTAATGGTGATGGCACGGGAGGTGAATCAATTTACGGTCAACCATTTAAAGATGAATTTCATTCACGTCTTCGGTATACTAGGCGTGGTCTTGTGGGAATGGCTAACTCAGATAAGGATGATAATGCTTCGCAATTCTTTTTCACCATGGCCCCAACACCAGAGCTGCAAAATAAGAATACCCTTTTCGGCAAAGTGACGGgagatacaatttttaatatgctTAAATTGGAGGAAGGACTGGTAGATCACAATGAAAGACCCATGTAtccacataaaataataaaagctgAAATACTCAATAATCCCTTTGATGATATTGTGCCCCGAGAACTGAATAAAGAAgtgaagaaagaaaagaaaaagaagaaggaaAAGGGCGTCAA aaattttggtTTACTGTCTTTTGGCGAAGAAGCTGAAGAGGATGAAGTTGAAACAAATCAATTCGTACAAAAGAATGCTGGTAAAGCAAAATCGCTTCATGATGTAGTTGATGACCCAAAGTTAAGCAAGGAACCAATCAAAGTAAAAACTGAAAGGCCAGATGAGGAAGAATCCGAACCAGAAGATTACCATGTAATCATAAAGGAAGAACGACTGGATGAAGACGAGTCCGCTGAAAGAAAACAGCGTATTAAGGACAAACTTAAATCCAAATTAAACAAGAACTCTAAAAGTCATGTAAAACCTgcagaaataaaaatagaaagttCTGATTCCGAAGATGATATGCTGTTGACACACGAGCAGGAAAAAAAGCAACAGAGCGAAAAAAagaa agAAGAAATTCGCCAAGAAATACAATCTTTGAAGAAACAATATCAAACagataagaaaattaaagacgAACAGTTGgaaaagaaaatgcaaaagGACACCAAAAGAAAAGTAGTCGAAGGCGAAGATAATGaacttataaaaagttttatagaagaaaagcaaaagtatgaaaaacttaaaacgaaAATACCTAAAAAAGGCCCATCACGGGAAGATTTTACGTTAAGTCTACTTTCAAAATTCCGCTCTAAATTAGAtgctattaaacaaaaaagagaagaaGACAATGAAGAATGTGAAGAAAAAATTGATGAGTTGGAAgtagaaaaagaaatacaagGCGATGATTGGCTGTGTCACACTTTGAAATTTCAAGATGATGCCCCCATATTGGCAAAAGATGCTTCAACTAAAGGTGACGACTGGTACGATGTTTACGATCCACGTAATCCCCTTAATAAGCGAAAACGTAAGGAACCTGCAGGTGGCAGTCGTTCTCATGGCTCCAAAGAAATTAAACGTGTgcgataa
- the LOC111674866 gene encoding protein zer-1 homolog isoform X2 yields MSGKVRLKSNGILDEDPLTLQDIVYRYICKNLDVVRCEDIDDDHDIDDVDNDDEKRYHLRDGIVLPNDICDRLIDTYQKHFFRQFDDKFISLFRDTNRTSLNVVHLRNSHLTNYGLEILMRHKLYSLSMWYCDNVTVQSHELLAHYGESLRSLELGIGSHMLQNAEPNDKDPVDFQFNCPHLRRLVLNGVVLHHRLQFAHLEDLTHLDLTSCVLANFSLQTLDTLPKLHTLILFNVWPIVNQLPAICCLRRLRTLDISISSSGNGHGTYDLPDQSLEMLMDNLRDLTHLDISGTNLAGNGVATKESSHKLNTDIPGLATRTQRPLQFLGLYHTAHWACKRHDIPAIEIAGDANEQQILTAARYYYDRPVLLTRVLNDLYHLFRFENCKDIHTALDVVLTAMDRHLKFKHMQISGSATLFYIVKGRDRSKFGTPLRNHIIRTLLNGMEMHVNDDTMLRNGYLTLTQFQMPTDVLFEYERLITILLHGVSKTEQEGFVQRIAIYLLNTLACQVDGRQKLFLGELGVVSTMLSLIKDRLARSVFDDVMEVAWSTMWNVTDETAINCKRFLDGHGMEYFLRCLNAFRERDELLRNMMGLLGNVAEVKWLRPKLMTQKFIEVFAELLSSESDGIEVSYNAAGVLAHIASDGAEAWTIKEPSRDEVLISMVNAIRRWDIKSERNINYRSFEPILGLVRCYETPQCQHWAVWALANLTQVYPDKYCQLVEQENGIQILNELIDHPSPYEEIKGIARMVIDQCTKRPRPMLEG; encoded by the exons atgagCGGCAAAGTTCGTTTAAAGTCGAATGGAATTTTGGATGAAGATCCATTAACACTCCAGGATATTGTATATCGTTATATATGCAAAAACCTAGATGTTGTTAGATGTGAGGACATCGACGATGACCATGACATTGATGATGTCGATAATGACGATGAAAAACGTTATCATTTACGGGATGGCATCGTCTTACCAAATGACATTTGCGATCGTCTTATAGATACGTATCAAAAACACTTCTTTCGACAGTTTGATGATAAATTTATCAGTTTATTTAGAGATACAAACAGGACTTCATTAAATGTTGTACATTTGCGTAATAGTCATTTAACAAATTATG GACTCGAAATACTAATGCGCCACAAATTATATTCACTTTCGATGTGGTATTGTGACAACGTTACCGTACAATCTCACGAACTACTCGCTCATTATGGTGAAAGTTTACGTTCGCTGGAATTGGGTATTGGATCGCATATGCTACAGAACGCTGAGCCGAATGATAAAGATCCTGTTGACTTTCAATTTAATTGCCCACACCTACGCCGTCTTGTATTGAATGGTGTTGTTTTACATCATCGTTTGCAATTTGCACATCTGGAAGATTTAACACACTTGGATTTGACTTCATGTGTTTTAGCGAATTTCAGTCTTCAAACTCTGGATACCCTGCCTAAACTTCATACACTAATACTCTTTAACGTCTGGCCCATCGTAAATCAATTACCTGCCATTTGCTGTTTACGACGTCTTCGTACATTGGATATATCGATATCCAGTTCAGGCAATGGTCATGGCACCTACGATTTGCCAGATCAATCGCTTGAAATGTTAATGGATAATCTGCGAGATTTAACACATTTGGATATATCCGGTACTAATTTGGCTGGTAATGGTGTGGCAACGAAAGAGTCCAGTCATAAATTGAATACAGATATACCGGGCCTTGCGACACGGACACAAAGGCCGTTACAATTTTTAGGGTTATATCATACAGCGCATTGGGCTTGTAAACGTCATGATATACCAGCTATAGAG atTGCCGGCGATGCAAATgaacaacaaattttaactgCTGCGCGGTACTATTACGATAGACCAGTTCTATTAACAAGG gtTCTCAATGACTTATATCATCTCTTCCGGTTTGAAAATTGCAAAGATATACACACCGCTTTAGATGTTGTATTAACTGCAATGGAtagacatttaaaatttaaacatatgcaAATATCTGGCAG tgcgACATTGTTTTATATAGTTAAGGGACGAGATCGTTCTAAATTTGGTACACCGCTAAGAAATCACATAATACGGACTTTGCTCAATGGAATGGAGATGCATGTAAACGATGATACAATGCTACGAAATGGTTACCTTACTTTAACACAATTTCAAATGCCCACTGATGTG TTATTTGAGTATGAACGTCTGATTACCATTCTTTTACATGGAGTTTCGAAAACAGAACAAGAAGGTTTTGTGCAGAGAATagctatatatttattaaatacattggCCTGTCAGGTTGATGGTCGCCAAAAACTATTTTTGGGTGAACTTGGAGTTGTAAGT ACTATGTTAAGCTTAATTAAAGATCGTTTAGCACGTTCGGTATTCGATGATGTCATGGAAGTGGCATGGTCAACTATGTGGAATGTAACTGATGAGACTGCTATTAATTGTAAGAGATTTTTGGATGGCCATGGTATGGAGTATTTTTTGAGATGTTTAAAT GCATTTAGGGAACGTGATGAATTACTACGAAATATGATGGGCTTGTTGGGCAACGTGGCCGAAGTTAAATGGTTGAGACCAAAATTAATGactcaaaaatttattgaagtTTTTGCTGAACTATTATCATCCGAAAGTGATGGTATAGAG GTAAGTTATAATGCAGCTGGTGTGCTGGCACATATAGCTTCAGACGGTGCAGAAGCATGGACAATTAAAGAACCTTCACGTGATGAGGTTCTTATAAGTATGGTGAATGCCATAAGACGTTGGGATATTAAAAGTGAACGTAATATTAATTACCGCAGTTTTGAACCTATTCTAGGATTAGTACGGTGTTATGAAACACCACAGTGCCAACATTGGGCTGTTTGGGCTTTGGCAAATCTAACAcaa GTGTATCCAGATAAATATTGTCAACTTGTTGAACAAGAGAATGGAATACAAATACTAAATGAACTTATTGATCATCCGAGTCCATATGAGGAAATTAAAGGTATAGCGCGAATGGTCATCGACCAGTGTACTAAACGCCCTCGTCCCATGTTAGAGGGCTAA